The region TTGTTGCAACAGTTGAGTGGATTCAATATATTGAACCTGTATTCAAATGTATTgagattacatttcatgacacaagaGCACATTAGACAAAGAGTCAATCGGAGGAAAGTTTCTTTAACACTTACTTGCATGCCCTTATTTCCACCCTCTTGAGTTTCCTGAGGTGTGTCGCATGTTTTCTTGCACTTCAGCATGTTGGCTTTAAGTGGAGCTGGTGTCTTTTTGGTTGTAGCCTCAATTTCCCTTGGCTCTTCAGGTACAATGTGTGCTGTCTAATAAAAGATCTGCCCTTGTTAGCACAGACTTTAACCTTTCCTTTCATTGATACTGTTCAGGGCCCTTCCTCTCTGCAAGCTTTTAATTTACCAGAATGTTACTGTGAATACAGCAGTCGACATGTTGGTTTGCTCATTATATATCTCATTCAAAAGAGTTCTATAGATATATTCAAGTATTATATGAGAGAATGtggctttttgtttttattccagaAACGAAGATTTTGTGTTAAAAGTTCTTTTTCCAGCAGTGGCTTAGTTTGAAGAAGACCCTTGTgtcaaatattaaaacatattccGTTTTAGCTAAATTACATCGATCTATGCGTTTGAagccaacaaacaaaacaaaagctaaTACTGAAAACGCATTTCTGTAGGCTAATTCACCATTTGAACCAGAATATTATTACGTTACATTATCTCTGCTGTAACCTAATTCAGTAAACTCTACTAAACCTTGGAtagtatttgtgaaaaatacagtttaaataaatacCCAATTTTGTTGGAATATCTCCAGATAAAAGTGTATAAGAGAGATTTCATTTAGGAATTGATTATTCCTTAATTAGGTGTGgatttttgttcatataattccaattaaaataacaataatcattttatttttcgtGTAAAATGACTATATTCGGGTCAAATGACTACAGCACCtggaaaacattattaataaaatgcaaagagAAGAGGTCAGGAATTTTTGTGATTTGTAGGCTATATgtgtactgataaaaaaaaactatatatatattttttaaaagaacaaatgTTATAGGAAAAACAATAGCGATAATCTAGGCTACGACTAATTTaacaactaaaaaaagaaaaaaatattattaattaaaatagcaAACTATTTAAGCACTGCCGTGCTGTAACTTCATGTACTTTATGCATCTGTTTGAAGGAGTGCGAGACGGGTGTTTATTTGAGTTAGAAAGGCTCAAAGCTGGCGGAGCTGTTTATCAATGGTGGGCTATCAGTGAACATGAATGGGGAGTTGGAGATGAATGGAGCTAGCAGCTGTGAATCCTGTCATGGCGTATAGAGCTGTATGTATGGGAGCTGTCCAAGGTACTGAGGCGTGATCCATCGCTGATCTACACTAGAACAGATCAACCGAGTGCACTTACCACTGTGTTACCACTATTGATATTTTGCTTTGTGTAAACATCTCTCTCACTAACATTAGCAGTCACTCTCTTTTCAGTTTTGACAGTGGTGGCTGTTTATGCACATTTCCATTTATAGAAGCAGATTGCTCTGAATGTCCTGACAGCCACAGAACTGGACCGATGCGACTCCCACTCGGGGACACAGCGTCCATCCACGAGTGTGTGAGAACTGCTGTAGAcaggtaaagagagagagagagaaagggagggactgagagagagacagagcgagagagagagagagagagcgagagagagaggggggaagcgagggagggagggaggatgatgatgatgctgacgGTGGAAAATGGCTGCTGCATCCTCGAGCCCATCCGAAACCCTATGAAGGTGGacagagaaaaacaagaaaaagagagcAGCGAGCGCAAGGAGTTAGTGAACGAGAGACGGTGTGCGTGCGtatgtgagcgagagtgtgaggacgcgtgcgcgcgcgtgtgagtgtgaaaacgcgcgcgcgcgcgcgcgagtgtgtgtgtgtgttcggtaAGAAGGGGAATAAAAAAAGACGAGAGACCGGGGGGCAGCCAGCTCGAAGCGGCGGGCAACACCGAGCCATGGAGGGCGAGTAAGtccatgcatttttatttgagcAGAACAGACTGATTGATTTGCAGCACCTCTAATGGACTCTAAGATGCTCATAAACACTATTACGCAGCTATGGCTATCAACACTGTACACCATATTCTCCATAACCATCCAACATTTGATGAATAACGCCAGTGAACGGGCCTCGGCTGAAGTGAACTAACGGACATAAAACGCCTTCAATGCCGCGTGAAAGACGAACGGGTCGCAATAAGAGACGGCTTTTTGTCTCAAAgatgatgatggtgtgtgtgtgtgtgtgtggaggctccACGTATAACCACCAAATACATCCGTGAATTATAAAATGTGTCGTTCCAAATCCTCGAGATATGGCGAGTTTCCTGGCGTCGGGAACACACCGGCGGAGAGGGATGCTTTTATCAACGCGTCTCGAGTTTCATTATGATTTTTAAAGccaaactttatgaatgaaatgtgatttttctctcaccccctcctcctcttcctcttcatgTCCCCCATCCCTCCCCCCAGCGCTTCTCTTCGTCTTCTTCTTCTATTTCTTGTCCATATCCTCCTTTCACCCACTCATCTGCCGTGCTGTAGCATATATGTGATTTTATCCATTCATAAAACAGCGGGATGAACGAATGAGTGCGCGTGAACGCGTGTCGATATGGTGCGGCAGTGGCTTATGATAACTGATGCTGTTTAATATCACGAACGGGGCTGTGAATCAAAATGGATGTGATTTCATAGCGTTTATTGTAATGGAGCTTGTCGGACTGGAAGACCGCTGTGAGGGCCTTGTATGGCGAATGGGCGCGTTCATTGATACATCTAACTCTTCATCTCCCAGCCTCTCCCTCATCATCTCCACACATTTCATTCCCCTCAGGCCATTCATTTATTTACGATTTGCTTCTCTGTTCTACTTCTCCATATGGAGCCATTATGCTCTTTGTTGTTTCATTGTATACAAGAAACGACTGTATTAAATACCTTTCTAAAGAAATGAGCGATGGCTGTAAACGTGCGCGCGCTGAAAGTGAGATTAGATTTTCCTCGCCCACGTGACCGTCCATTAAAAAAATCGCACTGTTTCCTCTCATTGTTTATTTTCGTGATTCACTGTTTATAGATTCCCCATTGTTTAGGGAATATAACAAAGCGCACGTGACGTTGTGATTTAAGATAATTGAGTCAATTTAAAAACGATAAACCTGTCCTTGCAACCATGCCACACCATCTTGTCTCAAGGAATCATTCAAAATTATATTAAAGGGCGTTTTTGTTTATACCCCTGTTACCTGACAGATAAAAGGGGCGTGTCATATTTATTGCGAATGGATGTTGCCAAAAGGGGTGAAATCAATTCGATCATATTTACTTGAGgttaaaaatgtatgttatggGCCCTATTGTGGTACACATCAATTCAAACGTCTCAgtgatattttaacaaataactAGCTCCACGTCTGAAATGACTCTTCATTTGGACTAACTTCATCATCCTGGCGTGGGCAGGGAAAAGAGCCAAACATGTTTCATCCAGTCCCCTCCAGTCACGTGTCTGCTGCTATAGCTGTGACCATCACATCAACCATATTGTAGCAAAAGACTGTGAAGTGTTTTCTTCCAAAACCCCAATCTCCAGACTAACCTTACTTGCATTCGGCTTGAACTGACTGACTTTGagtttttcaacattgaaaaaaaGACAATTGTAGAGGTTTaaggcacttcactaccaagtacTTCCAAAATGTCAGTCGACATGAACTTAAGCCTACTTTTTTAATGCGTGTTCTTTGATGGCCTGTTCATTAGTGCATGCTATTTCTATTAATACAACTTTCTTGTTTTACAGATGTAATGTAACTTACTCATTGTCTGAAACATCCTTTCTTTTTTGTGATGGTTTAACGTCCACTTTTCGTGATCTAATAAGCTTCAAATGGATAAAATCCAATGTCCCACCTCACCTTTATTCACACTGAATATTAAGTTTCACTCGGAAATATGTCCAGAAAGATTACAGAAGCAAAATGGTTTATGAACGTCATCATTCCAGTGGATATTGCAGGCCAAAAAATAGTATTTCCTTACACATCTTAACTCTGCATCTTTGTGCTTTTCCCTATTAATTGTCAGTTACCTTAATTTTGaggctattttaatattttatactgatggttgtattttcttgtttaattgcctatgtctcaaagtctgtgtgtgtgtgtgtgtgtttgcgctgAGCTTGCTAATGCACTCACTGCTTTCATTTCCCTGACAGTGTGCGTGTCCGAGCCGTGGTGATGACACGTGATGATTCTAGCGGTGGCTGGGTGCCCCTTGGAGGCGGCGGCCTCAGTCACGTGGTCATATGCAAGGGGCGGAGCTCTCAAGGTCGTGGGCGGAGAGAGTACGTCATACGTGGAGAACGGCTACGCGATCGagcagtgagtgtgtgcgtgtgtattcaTGCCTGTCTTTGAGTGCACTGATGATCCCTCAGCCTGACAGTCCTGGTAGTTTGGGTAATCTGGTAGCTGCCCTCATAAGTGGCCCACGAGTGACCCGcctgcctctttttttttttgtgcagcctGTGCTGGAATGCGCCATTCAAAAGGGTCTGGTCTACAACAAGGTGAACCCCATCTTCCATCACTGGCGTGTGGAGGAGAGGAAGTTTGGTCTGACCTTCCAGAGCCCAGCTGACGCCATCTCCTTCGAGAAGGGGCTTCAAAGTGTCCTTGAGAAGCTGGACAGAGGTACAGAAGCAGCAAAAGATAGCAAACAGAAAGCTAGTTTAGAGGTTTAAAGCCAAATAACTTTGTTGTTCTGACTTcttaatgtaccaatacagtgaaGAAGACAATACCATGTAAGGATCTCGCTAATGTGTCTAATGTGaacttctattttcttttttaaatgtatttatgataaaccagtctgtttttttttatttccctgCAGGATCTGACTCGCCATCCTCCTCGACACCTGAAGAGGGCGACACAGAGGATGACGGTCAAGCAGTGAGTGTTTTATCAAAACAAAGTGCTTCGAACTATCTGGTTCATCTTTGTGTCTGTCTGAGAATTATTCGTGCCTAGATACTCATGAAGTCGtgatagtcaattttgatttattGACTTCAATGTCTAATTATTTTCCTAGGCATTTGTGGTCTTACTGTGCCCGATTCACTTGTACAAAGAAAATTGTCTTTGAAATCATCATAACGTAATAACTTGCTTTGCCGTTTACGGTCTAAAATCTTGACAATAATTTAGCTTCTTTTTTGAATACTATTCAAATGAATTCAAAGCAGAATTAGGGAATGACTCGTACATAAAACAAGAAAATCCAAAGTACACATTTACACCTTCTATCCTCCATCTTGTTGCGTAATCATGAGGTGGTTCTGCATGTTTGATGACTTGCAGTCTGTCTCAGTCTCATACAGGGAGTGAGTCGTCATCCAACAGCAGAAAAGAGATGCTGCCCAAACCCATTACCATTGTGACCAGTGAGTCGTCCTCCACCTGTTTTGTGCGCTCCACAGAGGAGTTTGCGTATGGGACAGGGCACGCCTGCACGACGCAGACCCCAGCTCAGGTAAAGGATTCACACTGCTTATAAGTTGACTCTGGTATGTCTGTCAATGCTGTGTCCATGTGTCCAAAAAGGGAACAATCTTTAAGAAATCAAGTTTGAAACAAACATCTTCTCTTTGTATTCATGTGGTtttgaaaaaaacttttatacAATTTTCAAGAAATGGTGTACATCGATGGGAAAAATGTCATGTGGTTCAACcatcaatataaaataaaatttgaatacaTATGAatgtattcatattaataattatgtacaaaaatcttttaaataaataaatgtattattttaagaatttatttttttataaattcaatatataaaataaatattgttaattttttattaatattacgtTTTTTGGGAgtcgcaccacatgacattttacaaggTTTTCTTTTcaattctttaaattatttttttgctcCATAAGGCgcttatattttactttattccaaccaaaaaaatctaaattaattcagaaatgaaaaaCATGTTCATCacagaaattatgtttttgagtcacagaaataaaatgtaaaaagctgtcactggggtggtaccatTTCAAAAAGTACTAATATTTATCATTTTGGTATAAATACATCCTTTTGGGTTACTAATAAGCaccttcctgtagctcaaacagaaaAGCATGGTTCTAGCGATGGAAGGGTCATAGGGAAAGCAAGATCGGAAATGTTAATTGACACGTTTGGACTTTATTTTACACTACTGTTCtgcatgtacatactatgtacttaatataataatttaaataactagGTAACAACTAgttactaaccctgaacctacccataaacctaaccttaacccatataGTTACTTTATACGCCCAGTACTTTTTTACAATGTAAGTTCATGTACTGTagaataaagtgtaacctaaaaGGGTATGTCAAACTCATAGAAATTATGTACCTGTTAAAAAGGTGACAGCTTTTTATCATGTATTCACACCTGTCTTATTTGGTTAAATTAAATCAAACTCAAGTTTGTTTCCCCCCTTGGTGCAAATCTTTTGGGCAAGTGTGAATACAGCAATTGCACTCGGGTGCGGACCAAACAACAGTACCAAGATCAAGCTGAAGAGATGATCTCGGTCCGGTTCCAAATGAACTCTGGTATAGTTGAATGGATGAACCTATGAATGCACAACCTTAGTACACGTTTGGTACATGTTTAGTACAGGTTTAGTCCGCACCTGCCCAAAAGATCTGCACCAAGGGTGGAAACGAAATTTAGTTTGATTCAATCGAGCCAAAAAGACAGGTGTGAATACACAATTTCTGGTTCAGTTGCAAAAGGGGTAGTGTGTAAGCAAACcacacccaaaaaaataaaaataaaatcaacactGTATTTGGTCTGAACCAAAGCAAGTGAATTAGTAGACTTtcctggtgtgaatacacccATTAATCTATGAATGAAgtgcatttttattgtatttttaaataaataaataaattgatccaGACTTAAAATACGAGAGTGAAGTCACTGCCCCTCCAGAGTTATATTCAACCCTCGCTCCTCTCTCACTGCAGATCCACACCCGACCTGCCCAGGACCAGCTCACCCAAGTAAGCGCCGTTTTGAACCCTCCGGCACCCCCTCCGCCTCCTCCAGCCCCCCCGACCCCCCCCATATTGCCCCCTGCCTCGTCCCCCCTCTCTCCGCTCTCGCCCACCATCTCCCTGCTGGAGGAAGGGGATCTCCGCAGCCTGGACCCCTGCAAGGACCTGTGGGGTACACGCGGCTACGAGGACTACCGCCGCGCCGGTGCTACACGGACCAAGGTGGGCGGGCTGACGGGGGGCGTGGTGGTGGGCGGCGGCCAGGACAAGACGGAGCTCTGCGTGGTGCGCTTCGAGAAGGAACTGGCCGGCGTGGGCACCACGGGCTGCGAGGTCACCATCATGCTGGACACCAAAGGCTCTCAGCGCAACTCTTCGCCCACTTGCATGCCCAACGCCGTGCCGGGAGTGCCGTCGGCCAGCGGCTCCCCAGAGGAGACGGGCAAAGGCTCGCCCTCACCCTGCTGCATTCACACCTCGCTCGCCACGCCCCGCTCTCGGACTCGCAAGCGAGGGGGCAGTGGAGGGGAAGCCATCTCGCCCGACGACGACAGCTCCTGTCCTCAGGGCTCCTCCTCCTGCTCGTCACGCTGCGTGTACTGCCGCTCCGTCTTCAGCGCCTCTGAGAACGGACGGGGTCGCTGCCGGGACGCTCCCGACCCGGCGCTACACTGCTTGCGCCAGTGGACGTGTGTGTGGTGCGCGGAGAGCCTGCTCTACCACTGCATGTCGGACTCCGAGGGCGAGTTCTGGGAGCCGTGCTCGTGCGAGGACTCGATGGGCGGCCGGCCGCACACGCTGTGCTGCGCCCGCTGGATGGTGCTCTTGACACTGTCTCTTTTCGTGCCCTGCATGTGCTGCTACCTGCCCCTGTGCGCATGCCTGCGCTGTGGGGAAAGATGCGGCTGCTGCGGAGGAAAGCACAAGGCCGTGCGATGAGGCCTGATTGGGGGGAGGGCGTGTGGACGGGGCTTATTGTGACGGGACGGGAGCACAAAGAAGTTGCCGTCGTTCGAGGAACAGCTGTAGAACCAGATCTACTACATAAACCTTCACGATAATATCCCCTTGCCCCCTCTGAGGCCGTCTGCTGCATTCCGCTCTTTCTATTCTCTGCTCGGACCCTTCGCGCTCGTACCGGTGGGGGGTGCATGGGTTCGGGGAGATCGCTCTCTGATTTGCTGGTCGTTGGGTTCAGGGGTTGTCTCCGGGAGGTGGGGAGTGAATGGGGATCAGTGATGTGTAAAcaattgttagttttttttttctgagttttatttcttaatttag is a window of Carassius carassius chromosome 23, fCarCar2.1, whole genome shotgun sequence DNA encoding:
- the spred3 gene encoding sprouty-related, EVH1 domain-containing protein 3 isoform X2; the protein is MTVKHLSQSHTGSESSSNSRKEMLPKPITIVTSESSSTCFVRSTEEFAYGTGHACTTQTPAQIHTRPAQDQLTQVSAVLNPPAPPPPPPAPPTPPILPPASSPLSPLSPTISLLEEGDLRSLDPCKDLWGTRGYEDYRRAGATRTKVGGLTGGVVVGGGQDKTELCVVRFEKELAGVGTTGCEVTIMLDTKGSQRNSSPTCMPNAVPGVPSASGSPEETGKGSPSPCCIHTSLATPRSRTRKRGGSGGEAISPDDDSSCPQGSSSCSSRCVYCRSVFSASENGRGRCRDAPDPALHCLRQWTCVWCAESLLYHCMSDSEGEFWEPCSCEDSMGGRPHTLCCARWMVLLTLSLFVPCMCCYLPLCACLRCGERCGCCGGKHKAVR
- the spred3 gene encoding sprouty-related, EVH1 domain-containing protein 3 isoform X1, which produces MEGDVRVRAVVMTRDDSSGGWVPLGGGGLSHVVICKGRSSQGRGRREYVIRGERLRDRAPVLECAIQKGLVYNKVNPIFHHWRVEERKFGLTFQSPADAISFEKGLQSVLEKLDRGSDSPSSSTPEEGDTEDDGQASHTGSESSSNSRKEMLPKPITIVTSESSSTCFVRSTEEFAYGTGHACTTQTPAQIHTRPAQDQLTQVSAVLNPPAPPPPPPAPPTPPILPPASSPLSPLSPTISLLEEGDLRSLDPCKDLWGTRGYEDYRRAGATRTKVGGLTGGVVVGGGQDKTELCVVRFEKELAGVGTTGCEVTIMLDTKGSQRNSSPTCMPNAVPGVPSASGSPEETGKGSPSPCCIHTSLATPRSRTRKRGGSGGEAISPDDDSSCPQGSSSCSSRCVYCRSVFSASENGRGRCRDAPDPALHCLRQWTCVWCAESLLYHCMSDSEGEFWEPCSCEDSMGGRPHTLCCARWMVLLTLSLFVPCMCCYLPLCACLRCGERCGCCGGKHKAVR